In one window of Tellurirhabdus rosea DNA:
- a CDS encoding SOS response-associated peptidase: MCYHASLSADAPQLEKRYDAAFPQKDKYRPSFHANAFEFPAWPVVTRQEPGKLQLFSWGLIPRWAKAGDNIDELRARTLNAKSETLFEKPSFRQSISSGRRCLIPLTGFYEWHTLKSKKYPFYITSTEQPIVSVAGIWDEWTDTSTGEIIPTFSLLTTEANPLLARIHNTKQRMPALLTPEAEHAWLHDELTPEDVQQLTHTLYPAERLHSYSISKRITSRSESSDVPEVMEPASYPELAGEPDLFR, translated from the coding sequence ATGTGCTACCACGCCTCCCTTTCCGCCGATGCTCCACAGCTGGAAAAGCGCTACGACGCCGCGTTTCCGCAGAAGGACAAATACCGACCCAGCTTCCACGCCAACGCCTTCGAGTTTCCGGCCTGGCCGGTGGTGACGCGGCAGGAACCGGGCAAACTCCAGTTGTTTTCCTGGGGCCTGATTCCGCGCTGGGCGAAAGCCGGAGACAACATCGACGAGCTGCGCGCCCGGACCCTGAACGCCAAATCCGAGACGCTTTTCGAGAAACCGTCGTTTCGGCAATCGATCTCGTCCGGGCGGCGCTGCCTCATTCCGCTGACGGGCTTTTACGAGTGGCATACGCTGAAAAGCAAAAAATACCCGTTTTACATCACCTCCACCGAGCAGCCCATTGTCTCCGTGGCGGGCATCTGGGACGAATGGACGGACACCAGCACGGGCGAGATCATTCCGACCTTCAGCCTGCTGACGACCGAAGCCAACCCGCTGCTGGCGCGCATTCACAACACCAAACAGCGCATGCCCGCCCTGCTCACGCCCGAAGCCGAACACGCCTGGCTGCACGACGAGCTGACGCCGGAAGACGTGCAGCAGTTGACCCACACGCTTTACCCGGCCGAACGGCTGCACAGCTATTCCATCAGCAAACGGATTACTTCGCGGAGCGAATCCAGCGACGTCCCGGAAGTAATGGAGCCAGCTTCCTACCCCGAACTGGCCGGCGAACCGGACCTTTTTCGCTGA